The nucleotide sequence GGCCCGCTGGTCCGCGTGTGGAAGGCGGTGGGCACGCCCACGCTCATCAACGAGTTCTGGGCCTACGACCCCGGCTTCACCGGAGGCGTGCGGCTGGGCGCGGGCGATGTCACGCGTGACAACGTCTCGGAGATTGTCACCATCCCGGGCCCGGGCGGCGGTCCCCACGTGCGTGTCTTCAACCGCTGGGGCGGAGAGGTGTATGGCTACATGGCCCCGGTGCCCCGCAAGCCCTGGGACAATCAGTACTACACGAACGGCTACCGCGTGGCGGTGGGCAGCGACCCGTGGGGGACGCCGGAGCTCTATGTGTCCGGCAGCGAGTGGCGCTTCTTCACCCACTTCCAGCGCAGTGATGACTGCTCCATCCCGCCCATCTTCGTGACGCCCAACTTCGTGAGGAAGGCCTACTGGGTCCTGACGCCCTATGCGCACGTCATGCGCATTCCGGACGGCGCCACGCTGGCCCACTTCGGCACGGAGGCGCTCAACGCCGGCTTCCTGGGACAGGAGGTGTCCTACGCGGACTACAAGAACCTCTGCGAGCCCAACGGTGGCGTGTCCTGCAACGTCTTCCAATACCCGTACCCGTACGGCGGCAGCGATCCTGACTATTCGCCCCAGGTGGCCACGCTCCAGCAGCCTGGCGCCGGCCCGCGCCTGCTCACCGGCAGCCCCCAGCTGAAGCTGGGGAACGGGGTGGCGGGCTGCTACTACGACACGATGTTCCAGCCCGGCACCCTCAAACTCTACGAGCGGTGGGGCGCGGCGCTCTGGTCACTCCAGCCCTACGGCGCGTTCTACGGCGGCGTGAAGCCCGCCGCGAACAACGACTGACGTCCGCCGTCGGTCCAGGCGCGACTGGCCCGCCCCGGAACGCACTTCCGGGGCGGCTATAGCTCCAGCATGCAGGTGGCGCTGCAGCCGTCGCGGCTGACGGTGTTTCCGTCGTCGCATTGCTCGCCCTGGTTGAATTGCACGACCCCGTCGCCACAGCGGATGCCGAGCAGGCAGCCCGGGGCGCATTGCCCGTAGCCCCCCTGGTTCGAGCCGTCGTCGCACTCCTCGCCCTCGTCCAGCCTGCCATTGCCGCAGGCGGAGATGCACACCCTGGACTGGTTGGCCGGCAGGAACGAGGAGAGTTGCAGCTTGTAGCTCGAGCCCGTGGTGAAGCGTTCCGCCTGGAACACGGCGACCTCATAGATACCGTCTGGCTGGAGGCCCAACGCGGACGCCCGGCCCGCGAGGTCCACGGTCGAGGTCATGCTGGTGTGAACTCCTCCCAGGTCGATGGCGAGCTTCCCGTTGATGAAGACCCAGACGTCATCGTCTCCCGTGAAGACGAGTTGCCCCTGGCCCGTGTACACGAACCAGAAACGCGTCTCGCTGGTGAAGCTGTAGTTGTGCGGTGCTCCCGTGCTGTCCGGACGCGTCGTCTCCTGCCCCTCGGCCACCCAGCCCTTGCCGTCGAGCGGGAAGAAGGACGTGTCCTCGAACAGATAGGTGAGGGTGCTGGGAGAAGAGGTCCGCGATAGGGGCAGCGTGGAAACGACGGTCAGGTTGACGTTGGTCGCGTCGCGAAACCATTGGTCGAAGTTCGTCTGCCCATGCGTCGTGGCGGAGAACACACCTGTCTTGGCATAGACGGGCTTGCCGGCCGGGCCCAGGGTGGCCTGGACGATGCCTGTCTCCTGCCCGTTCGCGTTCTGGAAGTCGACGTGGCCATTGGGCAGGTCATTCCCCCGAAAGTCGCGGTAGACGATGGGGAGACGCAACGTGGACAAGGGCTCTGAAAGGACGCAGACGAAGCCCTCCTCGATTTGACAGGTCGAGGAGCAGCCGTCGAAGTCGCGCAGGTTGCCGTCGTCGCACGCCTCTCCGGCCGTGAGGATGCCGTCGCCACAGAGGGCATCACAAATCCCATTCACGCAGCGGGGCTCCCGCTGACACAGCGGCGAGCAACCATCGCCCAGGTCGTGGTTGCCGTCGTCGCACTGCTCGGTGCCTTCCACCTTGCCATCGCCGCAGGTCGTCTTCGTGCACTGCTTGCCCACGACGTGGCACGCGTATCCTTGCTCCAGCCGGCAGGTGGCGTTACAGCCATCGCCGTTGTCCCTGTTGCCGTCCTCGCATTCCTCCGGGGCCGCGATGATGCCGTCGCCGCAGCTCGCGGCGTGGCACCTCAGGCCACCGGCGCCGCAGTTCCACCCCGGCTCGACCTGGCAGCTCGCGCTGCAGCCATCGCCGCTCGTGGTGTTCCCGTCGTCACATCCCTCGCTGCCCTCCTTCTTTCCGTCACCACAGATGACCGGGGAACCCGCGTCGACAGGGTCGGTGCCGGCATCGGTGGTGCCCGCGTCCTCAGGACCCGCGTCCAGCGCCCCTGCGTCCATGCCCGCGTCCGTGCCCGCGTCATCATCGGGCAGCGTCCCGGCGTCCGAGCCGGCGTCGTCTTCGGGCTCCGTCCCCGCATCCGCCCCGGCGTCCATCTCGGAGCCGGCGTCCTGGATCCCGGTCGAGGCATCGGGCCGGGTCCCTGCGTCGGAACCCGGAGTGGTGTCATCTCCACAGGCCGCGAGTGAGAGCAGGAGGGCGGCGCAAAACATTCGCGCCAACAGGGATTGGCGAGAGCCATTCTGGGTCTTGTTTGTCATACGGAGCGCGCATGCTGTGAGCCCTGAACGCAGGTGTCAAAGGGTTGCTGGCTTTTGTTTGTCTCGAAACCCAAGCGATTCCATACTGCGAGTCACACACACCCAGGACCTCTCGGATGCCTGACCTGAAGAACGTCATTCTTTGCCTGAGCGTGCTCCTCCTCGTGGGGTGTGCCAGCGGCCGCGACACCACGCCTTCGAATGCGGACCACCGGCTGCTGACGCTCGCGACGGACGGCGAGCCGACCGCGACGGTGGCCCTCAACCTGCGGCTGCTGAAGACCGCGAGCGCGGATCCAACCTGGAAGGACGCGGTCGAGTCCGCGGAGCAGCACCTGCTGAAGCTGGGGACCATCCCGCCCCGGCACCGGGCCCTCGTCCTAGACACGTTCTCGTCGTTCGCCGCGGGATTGATGGAGACCCCTGGCGGAACGGTGCCCTTCCGCATGTTCGCCTCCCATGGCCCGGAGGACGCGGCGCTGGAGGTCCTCCAGACGGCGCGGCTCATTGAAGCCACGAAGGAAGGCGACTACGTCCTCATCGACCCGGAGACGTGTCAGCGCCAGGGCCCTCTTCGGCTGCTCAAGACGAAGCAGCTCCTCGCGTTCGTGCCTCCGGCGCTCGCGGCGGACGTGTCGGCACGGCTCGCCCGGGAGCCCAGCCAGAAGATGGATCCGCTGTTCATCGCCCAGGCGGGCGTCGAGGTGGGCCCGGTCCTGGAGCCGTTCGTCCCAGGGCTCCTGATGCTGGCCATCCAGCAGTTCCAGGCGACGGATGCCGCCCGGCGGATCTCCTTCGCCGCCCGAGCGGACGCGAGCGGTGCCATCCGGGCGGACGTGGAGTTCATCGGCCCCCACCCCGAACGCATCCAGGCGCTCTGGGAGCGCGTGACCACCAGCGAGTCGGCGCTGCGGACCGTGGTGGCCTCCTCCACGAAGCTCCAGGCCAGCAAGGACGTCCTGCGCATCACCTTCGACGTGAACTCCCTGCGCGAGCAGTCCACCATGCTCCGGCGGGCCTTCTCTCCCTTCAGCGACGAGCCGCTGCCCTCGGAGAGCCTGGAGGACCTCCGCGAGGACGACCTGCTTTCACCCGAGGACACGGTGTCCTACCCGGAGACGCTGACGCCCGAGTCCTTCCTCGCCCTCTCCGGTGACGACTGCGGCCTCGGGAAGGGGCAGGACCTGGACGAGACGCAGAAGCTGCGCCTTGCGTTCACGTCCCTGCGCGCCTCGTTCATCACCCCCGAGTCCGACCACCTCCAGCTGACCGCCCGTGTCTGCCAGCCCCGCGACTACGTCCCAGTCCTCGCGCGACGCAAGCTGATGGAGCTGCGCATCCAGCAACCGGAGCTCCACCGCCCCCTGTGTGGTCCGCTGGCCGCGAGCCCGGACGGGATGAAGGTTGGGGAGGACCTCTCGGGACAGAACACCTCTCGCGGTCAGGTGGCGTCCCACCACGCCCAGTTCGCGCTCAAGCCCGGTGTGGACGCCCAGACGCTGCCGGCCATCTCGGGTTCGGTCACGGTGCATGTGCCTACGCGGATCCGGAGCATCCGCATCCCCTTCGCGGCGCCCTTTGCCCGGGCGGAGCAGACCTTTCCCGACGGGAAGCTGTTCGTGGAGGGACTGCGCATCCACCTGGGCACCCTGACCTTCCAGTTGGGGAGCGAGGGCACGCCGCCGACGGTGCTCGCGGTGCGGGCCCTGAACGCGGAGGGGAAGTACCTCAGGTCCGAGGCACGCCCGGGCCTCACCATGGTCCTGTCGCTCCCCCTCTTCGGCGTGCTGTCTCCCGACGCGCCGCTGTTCACCGTGGAAGGAAGGCCCGCGCAGATAGAGCTCGTCCTGGTGGACGCGACCACGCCGTACACCCGGCCCTTCACGCTCACGCCGCCCTTCCCCGCTGGGAACGCCACGGCCAGGGACGCCAAGGAGCTTCCGCTCGCGCTGATCGATCAATCCCTGTTCGAGCAACACCTCATGTCCCCGGAGTCGGTCGCGAAGAGGACCGCGTCGTTCAATGGCGCCGTGAAGAAGGACGCGCTCCCCGCGGCGCTCCCGCCGAACGCCCCTGCCTCGCCGTTCCACGCCTGGCTGATGACCGACGGTGTCTTCCGCGGGGATGTCGAGTTCTCCTGGCCGGACGACGTGCAGGAGGCCTTCGCGCAAGCGGAGACACCCGTCACGCTGGAGCTGCTCGAAGCGGACTTCGCGGACGGGACGCGCCTGCGCGCGGCGGACATCGAGGCGGTCGATGAGGATGACCGGTACGTCTGGAACAACGGCTATGGCCGGCAGCTCAAATGGAACACCACGTTCTCGCCCGGG is from Corallococcus exiguus and encodes:
- a CDS encoding DUF4215 domain-containing protein, yielding MFCAALLLSLAACGDDTTPGSDAGTRPDASTGIQDAGSEMDAGADAGTEPEDDAGSDAGTLPDDDAGTDAGMDAGALDAGPEDAGTTDAGTDPVDAGSPVICGDGKKEGSEGCDDGNTTSGDGCSASCQVEPGWNCGAGGLRCHAASCGDGIIAAPEECEDGNRDNGDGCNATCRLEQGYACHVVGKQCTKTTCGDGKVEGTEQCDDGNHDLGDGCSPLCQREPRCVNGICDALCGDGILTAGEACDDGNLRDFDGCSSTCQIEEGFVCVLSEPLSTLRLPIVYRDFRGNDLPNGHVDFQNANGQETGIVQATLGPAGKPVYAKTGVFSATTHGQTNFDQWFRDATNVNLTVVSTLPLSRTSSPSTLTYLFEDTSFFPLDGKGWVAEGQETTRPDSTGAPHNYSFTSETRFWFVYTGQGQLVFTGDDDVWVFINGKLAIDLGGVHTSMTSTVDLAGRASALGLQPDGIYEVAVFQAERFTTGSSYKLQLSSFLPANQSRVCISACGNGRLDEGEECDDGSNQGGYGQCAPGCLLGIRCGDGVVQFNQGEQCDDGNTVSRDGCSATCMLEL